The Electrophorus electricus isolate fEleEle1 chromosome 19, fEleEle1.pri, whole genome shotgun sequence genome has a segment encoding these proteins:
- the per1b gene encoding period circadian protein homolog 1b isoform X2 — protein sequence MSDDNSDSAPSNATRRGVGGAEDEAGPQTNSPSTSGSSTSSNPANGRTGSSLGVESGPTGSSCSNRGPNSDDMDALSSGNDSGERESEGGMERETSSRGRQSMRSYQSSSSQNGKDSGMMLETTESNKSSNSQSPSPPSSSLAYSLLSTGSEQDPPSTSGCSSDQSARVRTHKELMRALKELKIRLPADRKSKGRSSTLSALRYALSCVKQVRANQEYYHQWNVEECQGCSLDLSTFTIEELDNITSEYTLKNTDTFTMAVSFWSGKVVYISPQGSSLLRSKPEKLQGALFSELLAPQDVSTFYSSTAPCRLPSWASCIGSASPPVDCTQEKSMFCRISGDGASSGDMRYYPFRLTPYSLTLRDSDTADPQPCCLLIAERVHSGYEAPRIPPDKRIFTTSHSPSCLFQEVDERAVPLLGYLPQDLVGTPALLYLHPEDRPIMLAIHKKILQFAGQPFDHSPLRMCARNGEYLTIDTSWSSFVNPWSRKVAFIVGRHKVRTSPLNEDVFTLPRALEDRALAPDIAQLSEQIHRLLVQPVHSSSSQGYGSLASNGSHELQPSAASSSESNGPAVEDPTLLHRPMTFQQICKDVHMVKTSGQQVFIDSRNRPPPRKHATAGSSRGDAGPDVVPPSKDAVLSQVVRKDPPTTYSYQQINCLDSIIRYLESCNVPNTVKRKCGSSSCTASSTSDDDKQQVAPGNIKALVGESTPLPALTLHSKAESVASITSQCSFSSTIVHVGDKKPPESDIVMEEAAMTPVPAPPVLQLPAPPTIATAPSLPPPPTPPSPALTAERDGRRAAGGAAAAAAGGGGGAGGGGGRLGLTKEVLSAHTQQEEQNFMCRFRDLSQLRVFDPASALRHHTTTPLTRGVRCSRDYPAVDGSGRRRGRGGKRLKHQETSEQGSTISPTDAAGGLSSRAPIQDGAPNSSFPLGPPTTSSSWPPSVGSQSSLPSVPYPPGMLPLYPLYPPLTHPMTDPSMQPGIRFPLQNPQMAPPMVTPMMALVLPNYMFPQMGTSMAQPSPAAIHQPFYNPNLAFPCHALGTTPPAPPQTAALTQQAPSPCSTPQSCSQREGGAEGAESPLFQSRCSSPLNLLQLEEAPTNRLEAVTALAPGQQATPPAGGQGGGAGGQAPANQRSAGEDPKENENGEANESNQDAMSTSSDLLDLLLQEDSFSGTGSAASGSGSSGTGSSGSGSGSNGCSLSGSGTRSSQSSHTSKYFGSIDSSENDHSRKQTAGGSGEAQFIKCVLQDPIWLLMANTDEKIMMTYQLPIRDRESVLSEDRVALRAMQKQQPRFSEEQKRELSLVHPWIRTGRLPRPINVSVCVGCRSPPSGPPAAPFDVEIHEMELCSMLEGTEEGSTADKQAQPDAGMEVGEAEAHREVPHRRGEGGERKKRLTMATQGNDQEMAAEEQEVTLRMEEEAKGGNVTDMTH from the exons ATGAGTGATGACAACTCAGACTCCGCCCCCAGCAATGCCACTCGGCGGGGAGTAGGAGGGGCTGAAGACGAGGCGGGGCCACAGACCAACTCACCCAGCACCAGTGGCAGCTCCACCTCATCCAATCCAGCCAACGGCAGGACGGGATCGTCCCTGGGGGTGGAGTCAGGGCCAACGGGCTCCTCGTGCAGTAACCGCGGCCCTAATTCAGACGACATGGACGCACTGTCGAGCGGCAATGACtctggggagagggagagcgagggagggatgGAGCGTGAGACCAGCTCCCGGGGACGGCAGTCCATGCGGAGCTACCAGAGCTCCTCCAGCCAGAACGGCAAAGACTCTGGCATGATGCTGGAGACCACAGAGAGCAACAAAAG CTCAAATTCCCAGAGTCCCTCCCCCCCCAGTAGCTCGTTGGCCTACAGTCTGTTGAGCACCGGCTCCGAGCAGGACCCGCCGTCCACCAGCGGCTGCAGCAGTGACCAGTCGGcccgcgtgcgcacgcacaaaGAGCTGATGCGCGCGCTCAAAGAACTGAAGATCCGTCTGCCCGCCGACAGGAAGAGCAAGGGGCGGTCCAGCACCCTCAGCGCTCTCAGATACGCCCTCAGCTGCGTCAAACAAGTCCGTg ccaatcaggagtATTATCACCAGTGGAATGTTGAAGAGTGTCAGGGGTGCAGCCTGGACCTTTCGACCTTTACCATCGAAGAGCTCGATAACATCACCTCGGAATACACGCTGAAAAATACA GACACGTTCACCATGGCTGTGTCATTCTGGTCAGGGAAGGTGGTGTACATCTCTCCCCAGGGCTCATCTTTGTTGCGCAGTAAACCAGAGAAgctgcagggggcgctgtttTCAGAGCTACTCGCCCCTCAGGACGTCAGCACTTTCTACAGCAGTACCGCGCCCTGCCGGCTCCCGTCATGGGCTTCCTGCATcggctctg CATCACCTCCAGTGGACTGTACCCAGGAGAAGTCCATGTTCTGCAGAATCAGTGGTGATGGCGCCTCTAGTGGCGATATGCGGTATTACCCATTCCGGCTGACGCCGTACTCGCTTACTCtgcgagactcagacacagcagATCCCCAGCCCTGCTGCCTTCTCATCGCTGAGAGAGTGCACTCTGGATACGAGG CTCCCCGTATCCCGCCAGATAAGCGGATATTCACCACCAGCCACAGTCCCAGCTGTCTCTTTCAGGAGGTGGATGAAAGGGCCGTGCCACTGCTGGGCTACCTGCCCCAGGACCTGGTGGGCACGCCAGCACTGCTCTACCTCCACCCAGAGGACAGGCCCATAATGCTGGCCATCCACAAGAAGA TTCTGCAGTTTGCGGGGCAGCCGTTTGACCACTCGCCGTTGCGGATGTGTGCCCGTAACGGAGAGTATCTGACCATAGACACCTCCTGGTCCTCCTTTGTCAACCCCTGGAGCAGAAAGGTGGCGTTCATCGTGGGCCGTCACAAAGTTCGCAC CTCTCCACTGAACGAGGACGTGTTCACGCTGCCGCGGGCGCTGGAGGACCGGGCATTGGCCCCAGACATCGCCCAGCTGAGCGAACAGATCCACCGTCTGCTGGTGCAGCCCGTGCACAGCAGCAGCTCCCAGGGCTACGGCAGCCTGGCCAGCAATGGCTCGCACGAGCTGCAGCCCAGTGCTGCCTCGTCGTCCGAGAGCAACGGCCCCGCGGTGGAGGATCCCACGCTGCTCCACAGACCG ATGACCTTCCAGCAGATCTGTAAGGACGTTCACATGGTGAAGACCAGCGGCCAGCAAGTATTTATTGACTCCCGCAACCGCCCTCCTCCCAGAAAGCACgctactgcag GCTCTTCGAGAGGGGATGCTGGCCCAGATGTGGTTCCACCCTCAAAGGATGCAGTGCTCTCCCAGGTCGTGAGAAAGGACCCGCCCACCACATACTCTTACCAGCAAATCAACTGCCTGGATAGCATCATAAG GTATCTGGAGAGCTGTAACGTTCCAAACACGGTGAAGAGGAAGtgtggctcctcctcctgcaccgCCTCCTCCACGTCTGACGACGACAAGCAGCAGGTCGCCCCCGGCAACATCAAAG CCCTGGTGGGTGAAAGCACACCCCTGCCAGCCCTGACGTTACACAGTAAAGCTGAGAGCGTAGCGTCCATCACCTCCCAGTGCAGTTTCAGCAGCACCATTGTGCATGTGGGAGACAAGAAACCCcctgagtcag ACATCGTAATGGAGGAAGCCGCTATGACTCCTGTTCCTGCCCCGCCCGTCCTTCAACTCCCTGCTCCTCCCACTATTGCCACCGCCCCGTCTCTGCCTCCTCCGCCCACTCCACCCAGTCCTGCACTCACTGCAGAAAGGGATGGCAGGAGGGCAGcaggtggagcagcagcagcagcagcaggaggaggaggaggagcaggaggaggaggaggaaggctgGGCCTGACCAAGGAGGTgctctctgcacacactcagCAAGAGGAGCAGAACTTCATGTGTCGGTTTAGAGATCTGAGTCAGCTTCGTGTGTTTGACCCTGCTTCAGCACTCCGGCACCACACCACTACGCCTCTCACTAGAG gtgtgcgTTGTTCACGGGATTACCCTGCGGTAGACGGCAGTGGTCGTCGGCGTGGTAGAGGTGGCAAGAGACTGAAACACCAGGAGACTTCCGAACAGGGGAGCACGATAAGCCCTACAGACGCAGCCGGGGGCCTCTCGTCCAGGGCTCCCATACAAGATGGAGCCCCCAACTCCTCTTTCCCACTGGGTCCTCCAaccacctcctcttcctggcCTCCTTCAGTGGGCTCACAGAGCAGCCTCCCCTCTGTACCCTACCCCCCAGGCATGCTGCCACTTTACCCCCTCTACCCGCCGCTCACCCACCCCATGACGGACCCCTCCATGCAGCCTGGCATTCGCTTCCCCCTTCAGAATCCACAGATGGCGCCCCCCATGGTCACCCCCATGATGGCGTTGGTACTTCCCAACTACATGTTCCCACAAATGGGCACTTCCATGGCACAGCCCAGCCCGGCAGCCATCCACCAGCCCTTCTACAACCCAAACCTGGCTTTCCCGTGCCATGCACTCGGCACCACCCCTCCAGCTCCGCCTCAGACGGCAGCATTGACCCAGCAGGCACCATCCCCCTGTAGCACCCCCCAGTCCTGCAGCCAGCGTGAGGGAGGGGCCGAGGGAGCAGAGTCGCCCCTTTTCCAGTCAAGATGTTCCTCCCCTCTAAACCTACTTCAGCTGGAGGAGGCACCTACCAATCGGCTGGAGGCGGTGACGGCACTGGCCCCTGGGCAACAGGCCACTCCTCCTGCGGGTGGacaagggggcggggctggagGACAGGcgccagccaatcagagaagcGCCGGAGAGGATCCCAAAGAGAATGAAAAT GGAGAAGCCAACGAGTCGAACCAGGACGCCATGTCCACCTCAAGCGACctgctggacctgctgctgcAGGAGGATTCATTCTCGGGCACCGGCTCCGCCGCCTCGGGCTCCGGGTCCTCAGGCACGGGGTCCTCGGGCTCTGGGTCAGGCTCCAATGGCTGCAGCTTGTCTGGGAGTGGAACTA GAAGCAGTCAAAGCAGTCACACTAGCAAGTACTTCGGGAGCATAGACTCATCGGAGAACGACCACTCTCGTAAGcagacagcagggggcagcgGAGAGGCACAGTTCATCAAATGCGTCCTGCAGGATCCCATCTGGCTGCTCATGGCCAACACAGATGAGAAGATCATGATGACCTATCAGCTGCCCATCAG ggacagagagagtgtgctgAGTGAAGACCGTGTGGCTTTGCGAGCCATGCAGAAGCAGCAGCCCCGTTTCAGTGAGGAACAGAAGCGTGAGCTGAGCCTGGTCCACCCCTGGATCCGCACGGGTCGCCTGCCGCGCCCCATCAACGTATCC GTGTGCGTGGGCTGCAGGTCCCCCCCATCAGGGCCACCCGCGGCACCGTTCGACGTGGAGATCCATGAGATGGAGCTGTGCAGCATGCTGGAGGGGACGGAAGAGGGCTCCACTGCTGACAAGCAAGCCCAGCCAGACGCTGGCATGGAGGTGGGAGAGGCAGAAGCGCACAGGGAAGTGCCGCATCGGAGAGGTGAAGGAGGGGAAAGGAAAAAGAGACTCACCATGGCAACGCAGGGCAATGACCAGGAAATGGCGGCTGAGGAACAGGAAGTTACCTTACGAATGGAGGAGGAAGCGAAAGGGGGAAACGTCACGGACATGACCCACTGA
- the per1b gene encoding period circadian protein homolog 1b isoform X1 — protein sequence MSDDNSDSAPSNATRRGVGGAEDEAGPQTNSPSTSGSSTSSNPANGRTGSSLGVESGPTGSSCSNRGPNSDDMDALSSGNDSGERESEGGMERETSSRGRQSMRSYQSSSSQNGKDSGMMLETTESNKSSNSQSPSPPSSSLAYSLLSTGSEQDPPSTSGCSSDQSARVRTHKELMRALKELKIRLPADRKSKGRSSTLSALRYALSCVKQVRANQEYYHQWNVEECQGCSLDLSTFTIEELDNITSEYTLKNTDTFTMAVSFWSGKVVYISPQGSSLLRSKPEKLQGALFSELLAPQDVSTFYSSTAPCRLPSWASCIGSASPPVDCTQEKSMFCRISGDGASSGDMRYYPFRLTPYSLTLRDSDTADPQPCCLLIAERVHSGYEAPRIPPDKRIFTTSHSPSCLFQEVDERAVPLLGYLPQDLVGTPALLYLHPEDRPIMLAIHKKILQFAGQPFDHSPLRMCARNGEYLTIDTSWSSFVNPWSRKVAFIVGRHKVRTSPLNEDVFTLPRALEDRALAPDIAQLSEQIHRLLVQPVHSSSSQGYGSLASNGSHELQPSAASSSESNGPAVEDPTLLHRPMTFQQICKDVHMVKTSGQQVFIDSRNRPPPRKHATAGSSRGDAGPDVVPPSKDAVLSQVVRKDPPTTYSYQQINCLDSIIRYLESCNVPNTVKRKCGSSSCTASSTSDDDKQQVAPGNIKALVGESTPLPALTLHSKAESVASITSQCSFSSTIVHVGDKKPPESDIVMEEAAMTPVPAPPVLQLPAPPTIATAPSLPPPPTPPSPALTAERDGRRAAGGAAAAAAGGGGGAGGGGGRLGLTKEVLSAHTQQEEQNFMCRFRDLSQLRVFDPASALRHHTTTPLTRGVRCSRDYPAVDGSGRRRGRGGKRLKHQETSEQGSTISPTDAAGGLSSRAPIQDGAPNSSFPLGPPTTSSSWPPSVGSQSSLPSVPYPPGMLPLYPLYPPLTHPMTDPSMQPGIRFPLQNPQMAPPMVTPMMALVLPNYMFPQMGTSMAQPSPAAIHQPFYNPNLAFPCHALGTTPPAPPQTAALTQQAPSPCSTPQSCSQREGGAEGAESPLFQSRCSSPLNLLQLEEAPTNRLEAVTALAPGQQATPPAGGQGGGAGGQAPANQRSAGEDPKENENLYGNCSSSQGEANESNQDAMSTSSDLLDLLLQEDSFSGTGSAASGSGSSGTGSSGSGSGSNGCSLSGSGTRSSQSSHTSKYFGSIDSSENDHSRKQTAGGSGEAQFIKCVLQDPIWLLMANTDEKIMMTYQLPIRDRESVLSEDRVALRAMQKQQPRFSEEQKRELSLVHPWIRTGRLPRPINVSVCVGCRSPPSGPPAAPFDVEIHEMELCSMLEGTEEGSTADKQAQPDAGMEVGEAEAHREVPHRRGEGGERKKRLTMATQGNDQEMAAEEQEVTLRMEEEAKGGNVTDMTH from the exons ATGAGTGATGACAACTCAGACTCCGCCCCCAGCAATGCCACTCGGCGGGGAGTAGGAGGGGCTGAAGACGAGGCGGGGCCACAGACCAACTCACCCAGCACCAGTGGCAGCTCCACCTCATCCAATCCAGCCAACGGCAGGACGGGATCGTCCCTGGGGGTGGAGTCAGGGCCAACGGGCTCCTCGTGCAGTAACCGCGGCCCTAATTCAGACGACATGGACGCACTGTCGAGCGGCAATGACtctggggagagggagagcgagggagggatgGAGCGTGAGACCAGCTCCCGGGGACGGCAGTCCATGCGGAGCTACCAGAGCTCCTCCAGCCAGAACGGCAAAGACTCTGGCATGATGCTGGAGACCACAGAGAGCAACAAAAG CTCAAATTCCCAGAGTCCCTCCCCCCCCAGTAGCTCGTTGGCCTACAGTCTGTTGAGCACCGGCTCCGAGCAGGACCCGCCGTCCACCAGCGGCTGCAGCAGTGACCAGTCGGcccgcgtgcgcacgcacaaaGAGCTGATGCGCGCGCTCAAAGAACTGAAGATCCGTCTGCCCGCCGACAGGAAGAGCAAGGGGCGGTCCAGCACCCTCAGCGCTCTCAGATACGCCCTCAGCTGCGTCAAACAAGTCCGTg ccaatcaggagtATTATCACCAGTGGAATGTTGAAGAGTGTCAGGGGTGCAGCCTGGACCTTTCGACCTTTACCATCGAAGAGCTCGATAACATCACCTCGGAATACACGCTGAAAAATACA GACACGTTCACCATGGCTGTGTCATTCTGGTCAGGGAAGGTGGTGTACATCTCTCCCCAGGGCTCATCTTTGTTGCGCAGTAAACCAGAGAAgctgcagggggcgctgtttTCAGAGCTACTCGCCCCTCAGGACGTCAGCACTTTCTACAGCAGTACCGCGCCCTGCCGGCTCCCGTCATGGGCTTCCTGCATcggctctg CATCACCTCCAGTGGACTGTACCCAGGAGAAGTCCATGTTCTGCAGAATCAGTGGTGATGGCGCCTCTAGTGGCGATATGCGGTATTACCCATTCCGGCTGACGCCGTACTCGCTTACTCtgcgagactcagacacagcagATCCCCAGCCCTGCTGCCTTCTCATCGCTGAGAGAGTGCACTCTGGATACGAGG CTCCCCGTATCCCGCCAGATAAGCGGATATTCACCACCAGCCACAGTCCCAGCTGTCTCTTTCAGGAGGTGGATGAAAGGGCCGTGCCACTGCTGGGCTACCTGCCCCAGGACCTGGTGGGCACGCCAGCACTGCTCTACCTCCACCCAGAGGACAGGCCCATAATGCTGGCCATCCACAAGAAGA TTCTGCAGTTTGCGGGGCAGCCGTTTGACCACTCGCCGTTGCGGATGTGTGCCCGTAACGGAGAGTATCTGACCATAGACACCTCCTGGTCCTCCTTTGTCAACCCCTGGAGCAGAAAGGTGGCGTTCATCGTGGGCCGTCACAAAGTTCGCAC CTCTCCACTGAACGAGGACGTGTTCACGCTGCCGCGGGCGCTGGAGGACCGGGCATTGGCCCCAGACATCGCCCAGCTGAGCGAACAGATCCACCGTCTGCTGGTGCAGCCCGTGCACAGCAGCAGCTCCCAGGGCTACGGCAGCCTGGCCAGCAATGGCTCGCACGAGCTGCAGCCCAGTGCTGCCTCGTCGTCCGAGAGCAACGGCCCCGCGGTGGAGGATCCCACGCTGCTCCACAGACCG ATGACCTTCCAGCAGATCTGTAAGGACGTTCACATGGTGAAGACCAGCGGCCAGCAAGTATTTATTGACTCCCGCAACCGCCCTCCTCCCAGAAAGCACgctactgcag GCTCTTCGAGAGGGGATGCTGGCCCAGATGTGGTTCCACCCTCAAAGGATGCAGTGCTCTCCCAGGTCGTGAGAAAGGACCCGCCCACCACATACTCTTACCAGCAAATCAACTGCCTGGATAGCATCATAAG GTATCTGGAGAGCTGTAACGTTCCAAACACGGTGAAGAGGAAGtgtggctcctcctcctgcaccgCCTCCTCCACGTCTGACGACGACAAGCAGCAGGTCGCCCCCGGCAACATCAAAG CCCTGGTGGGTGAAAGCACACCCCTGCCAGCCCTGACGTTACACAGTAAAGCTGAGAGCGTAGCGTCCATCACCTCCCAGTGCAGTTTCAGCAGCACCATTGTGCATGTGGGAGACAAGAAACCCcctgagtcag ACATCGTAATGGAGGAAGCCGCTATGACTCCTGTTCCTGCCCCGCCCGTCCTTCAACTCCCTGCTCCTCCCACTATTGCCACCGCCCCGTCTCTGCCTCCTCCGCCCACTCCACCCAGTCCTGCACTCACTGCAGAAAGGGATGGCAGGAGGGCAGcaggtggagcagcagcagcagcagcaggaggaggaggaggagcaggaggaggaggaggaaggctgGGCCTGACCAAGGAGGTgctctctgcacacactcagCAAGAGGAGCAGAACTTCATGTGTCGGTTTAGAGATCTGAGTCAGCTTCGTGTGTTTGACCCTGCTTCAGCACTCCGGCACCACACCACTACGCCTCTCACTAGAG gtgtgcgTTGTTCACGGGATTACCCTGCGGTAGACGGCAGTGGTCGTCGGCGTGGTAGAGGTGGCAAGAGACTGAAACACCAGGAGACTTCCGAACAGGGGAGCACGATAAGCCCTACAGACGCAGCCGGGGGCCTCTCGTCCAGGGCTCCCATACAAGATGGAGCCCCCAACTCCTCTTTCCCACTGGGTCCTCCAaccacctcctcttcctggcCTCCTTCAGTGGGCTCACAGAGCAGCCTCCCCTCTGTACCCTACCCCCCAGGCATGCTGCCACTTTACCCCCTCTACCCGCCGCTCACCCACCCCATGACGGACCCCTCCATGCAGCCTGGCATTCGCTTCCCCCTTCAGAATCCACAGATGGCGCCCCCCATGGTCACCCCCATGATGGCGTTGGTACTTCCCAACTACATGTTCCCACAAATGGGCACTTCCATGGCACAGCCCAGCCCGGCAGCCATCCACCAGCCCTTCTACAACCCAAACCTGGCTTTCCCGTGCCATGCACTCGGCACCACCCCTCCAGCTCCGCCTCAGACGGCAGCATTGACCCAGCAGGCACCATCCCCCTGTAGCACCCCCCAGTCCTGCAGCCAGCGTGAGGGAGGGGCCGAGGGAGCAGAGTCGCCCCTTTTCCAGTCAAGATGTTCCTCCCCTCTAAACCTACTTCAGCTGGAGGAGGCACCTACCAATCGGCTGGAGGCGGTGACGGCACTGGCCCCTGGGCAACAGGCCACTCCTCCTGCGGGTGGacaagggggcggggctggagGACAGGcgccagccaatcagagaagcGCCGGAGAGGATCCCAAAGAGAATGAAAAT CTGTATGGGAACTGCTCCTCTTCTCAGGGAGAAGCCAACGAGTCGAACCAGGACGCCATGTCCACCTCAAGCGACctgctggacctgctgctgcAGGAGGATTCATTCTCGGGCACCGGCTCCGCCGCCTCGGGCTCCGGGTCCTCAGGCACGGGGTCCTCGGGCTCTGGGTCAGGCTCCAATGGCTGCAGCTTGTCTGGGAGTGGAACTA GAAGCAGTCAAAGCAGTCACACTAGCAAGTACTTCGGGAGCATAGACTCATCGGAGAACGACCACTCTCGTAAGcagacagcagggggcagcgGAGAGGCACAGTTCATCAAATGCGTCCTGCAGGATCCCATCTGGCTGCTCATGGCCAACACAGATGAGAAGATCATGATGACCTATCAGCTGCCCATCAG ggacagagagagtgtgctgAGTGAAGACCGTGTGGCTTTGCGAGCCATGCAGAAGCAGCAGCCCCGTTTCAGTGAGGAACAGAAGCGTGAGCTGAGCCTGGTCCACCCCTGGATCCGCACGGGTCGCCTGCCGCGCCCCATCAACGTATCC GTGTGCGTGGGCTGCAGGTCCCCCCCATCAGGGCCACCCGCGGCACCGTTCGACGTGGAGATCCATGAGATGGAGCTGTGCAGCATGCTGGAGGGGACGGAAGAGGGCTCCACTGCTGACAAGCAAGCCCAGCCAGACGCTGGCATGGAGGTGGGAGAGGCAGAAGCGCACAGGGAAGTGCCGCATCGGAGAGGTGAAGGAGGGGAAAGGAAAAAGAGACTCACCATGGCAACGCAGGGCAATGACCAGGAAATGGCGGCTGAGGAACAGGAAGTTACCTTACGAATGGAGGAGGAAGCGAAAGGGGGAAACGTCACGGACATGACCCACTGA
- the pcolceb gene encoding procollagen C-endopeptidase enhancer b produces the protein MRGGVCVWGVSLLFLGFRWVNGQSQTNFTRPVFLCGGHLATESGFVASEDFPTHYKPNSKCTWYITVPEGHVVMLQFRIFDLEADPTCRYDYVDVYNGHSYTVQKLGRFCGTFRPGALISTSNTMMLEMASDSSKGGRGFLAFFSGGKPHVDDNQFCGGRLTAHQGSVKTPNWPDLDYPAGISCSWHISVATNMIIEVKFEKLDLEADMYCRYDYVALFNGGETDNSRRIGKFCGDSPPEVVVTNGNELLVQFVSDLSVTGSGFLAHYNSISRGSRTATVGLDTAPGPQVDPAPVRPRTSPAGRVRPVPKPRPTPKPKLVVRPKVTPKPASRPQKPKTPRPTPKPASKPKPSKPTPKPKPKPVARVTPKPAVKSTVKAKVKPTLKPKAKPAAKPGTKPAKPTSGSKAKPKPSVKTSKPQTKPVTNNRTGITGNRKPPAQNPHCVQSCRRTGTLVTSFCPSHFVVTGKATSLTPGAHGSVDVDVTIIKTYKAGRLNITKKGKTMSATITAQCAKCPALRKGMNYVLMGQVDERGEATLSPSDFVLLHKAVHDKVLANLAKRQC, from the exons atgagaggtggtgtgtgtgtgtggggtgtgagcCTCCTGTTTTTGGGCTTCCGATGGGTGAATGGACAAAGCCAAACCAACTTCACCAg GCCTGTTTTCCTGTGCGGGGGTCATTTAGCAACAGAGTCAGGATTCGTAGCTAGTGAAGATTTCCCCACTCACTACAAACCCAACTCCAAATGCACCTGGTACATCACT GTCCCAGAGGGTCACGTGGTTATGCTGCAGTTCCGCATTTTTGACTTGGAGGCTGATCCCACATGCCGCTATGACTACGTGGACGTGTATAATGGGCACTCATACACGGTGCAGAAGCTCGGACGTTTTTGTGGAACGTTCCGGCCCGGCGCGCTCATCTCCACCTCCAACACCATGATGCTGGAGATGGCGTCGGATTCCAGCAAGGGCGGGAGAGGCTTCCTGGCCTTCTTCAGCGGAGGGAAGCCACATGTGGATG ATAATCAGTTCTGTGGTGGCAGGCTGACGGCACACCAGGGATCAGTGAAGACTCCAAACTGGCCAGATTTGGACTACCCAGCAGGCATCAGCTGCTCTTGGCATATCTCAGTGGCAACCAACATG ATCATTGAAGTGAAATTTGAAAAGCTGGACCTGGAGGCAGACATGTACTGTCGCTATGACTACGTGGCACTGTTCAACGGCGGTGAAACAGACAACTCTCGGCGTATAGGCAAATTCTGCGGAGACTCGCCCCCGGA GGTTGTTGTGACCAATGGGAATGAGTTGTTGGTGCAGTTTGTGTCTGACCTGAGTGTAACAGGTTCGGGCTTCTTGGCCCATTACAACAGCATTTCACGTGGGTCCCGGACTGCCACCGTGGGCCTGGATACTGCGCCTGGTCCCCAAGTGGACCCTGCACCTGTTCGTCCCCGTACAAGTCCAGCTGGACGTGTTAGACCTGTGCCCAAACCTAGACCTACACCCAAGCCTAAGCTTGTTGTAAGGCCTAAAGTAACACCAAAACCTGCATCTAGGCCACAGAAGCCTAAGACCCCCAGACCAACTCCCAAGCCGGCAAGCAAGCCTAAACCCTCAAAGCCTACACCTAAACCTAAGCCTAAACCCGTGGCCAGGGTCACCCCAAAACCTGCAGTAAAATCAACAGTGAAGGCCAAGGTTAAACCAACACTGAAGCCTAAAGCGAAGCCTGCAGCCAAGCCAGGCACTAAGCCTGCAAAACCTACCTCAGGGTCCAAAGCAAAGCCAAAGCCAAGTGTGAAAACGTCTAAACCACAGACCAAACCTGTCACTAATAACAGGACTGgcataacaggaaacaggaaac CACCAGCGCAGAACCCACACTGTGTGCAGTCATGCCGGAGAACAGGCACCCTTGTGACCAGTTTCTGTCCCAGCCACTTCG TGGTGACAGGTAAGGCGACGTCGCTGACCCCAGGTGCCCATGgcagtgtggatgtggatgtgacCATTATTAAGACCTATAAGGCAGGTAGACTTAACATCACCAAGAAAGGAAAAACCATGTCTGCCACCATTACAGCTCAGTGCGCCAAGTGTCCCGCCCTGCGTAAAG GAATGAACTACGTTCTGATGGGTCAGGTGGATGAAAGGGGAGAAGCCACTTTGAGCCCTTCCGACTTTGTTCTTCTCCATAAGGCAGTGCACGACAAGGTACTGGCCAATCTTGCGAAGCGGCAGTGCTGA